A genomic region of Noviherbaspirillum sp. L7-7A contains the following coding sequences:
- a CDS encoding S-methyl-5'-thioadenosine phosphorylase has product MEAIRFGIIGGSGLYKMEGLSGAREIMLDTPFGKPSDAIVTGLLDGVPVAFLARHGRGHSTLPGDLPYRANIWAMKSLGVDYLMSVSAVGSLKEALVPRHMVLPDQFIDLTRHRAGTFFGDGAVAHVSLAQPVCAALSGVLAEAYADCALPAAMLHRGGTYVCIEGPQFSTLAESRLYRSWDASVIGMTNMPEARLAREAEIAYATLALVTDYDCWHEGHDAVTAEIAIANLMHNAANAQNVLRACVRRLAADAPPSKAHDALKQALVTPPAAMPEATRERLLPLLRKYL; this is encoded by the coding sequence ATGGAAGCGATACGTTTTGGCATCATCGGCGGCAGCGGGCTGTACAAGATGGAGGGCCTGTCCGGGGCGCGTGAAATCATGCTGGACACGCCGTTCGGCAAGCCGTCGGATGCCATCGTCACCGGCCTGCTCGACGGCGTGCCGGTCGCGTTCCTTGCACGCCATGGCCGGGGCCATTCAACACTCCCAGGCGACCTGCCTTACCGGGCCAATATCTGGGCAATGAAGTCGCTCGGCGTGGATTATCTGATGTCGGTCTCGGCAGTGGGTTCGCTGAAAGAAGCGCTGGTGCCGCGCCACATGGTGCTGCCGGACCAGTTCATCGACCTGACGCGGCACCGCGCCGGCACCTTCTTCGGCGACGGCGCGGTGGCCCATGTCAGCCTCGCGCAGCCGGTATGCGCCGCGCTGTCGGGGGTGCTGGCAGAGGCTTATGCCGACTGCGCGCTGCCTGCCGCCATGCTGCATCGCGGCGGCACCTATGTCTGCATCGAGGGGCCGCAGTTTTCCACGCTGGCCGAGTCGCGCCTGTACCGCTCGTGGGATGCCTCGGTAATCGGCATGACCAACATGCCCGAGGCGCGCCTGGCGCGCGAAGCCGAGATTGCCTACGCCACCCTGGCGCTGGTGACCGACTACGACTGCTGGCATGAAGGACATGACGCAGTGACGGCCGAGATCGCGATTGCCAACCTGATGCATAACGCCGCCAATGCGCAGAATGTGCTGCGCGCCTGCGTGCGCCGGCTGGCCGCCGATGCGCCGCCGTCGAAGGCGCATGACGCGCTGAAGCAGGCGCTGGTGACGCCGCCGGCGGCGATGCCGGAAGCGACCAGGGAGCGGCTGTTGCCCTTGCTTCGCAAGTATCTTTGA
- a CDS encoding UPF0149 family protein, which produces MHLDEPLSDKEFNELDTFLLSDRCGDDCMTMDALHGYLTALAIGPQEVPFAEWLPRVWGATPEDAPAFKNDREAQRITTLIARFMNEVAMTFEVAPKEFEPLFCEHQWNGRTVLDGEAWAWGFWEGMQLRADAWQPIYESPLAPLLRPIYLLGAEEIEEEELALVDDPGKCHKLTIEVEAAIPHIHKFWAPLRKSAVTTVRHETAAPGRNDVCPCGSGKKYKKCCGAAAGPDQTGKD; this is translated from the coding sequence ATGCATCTGGATGAACCGCTTTCCGACAAGGAATTCAACGAACTCGACACCTTCCTGCTTTCGGACCGCTGCGGCGACGACTGCATGACCATGGATGCGCTGCACGGCTACCTGACTGCACTGGCCATCGGCCCGCAGGAAGTGCCGTTTGCCGAATGGCTGCCACGGGTCTGGGGCGCCACGCCCGAGGATGCGCCGGCCTTCAAGAACGACAGGGAAGCCCAGCGCATCACCACGCTGATCGCGCGCTTCATGAATGAAGTGGCGATGACCTTCGAGGTGGCGCCCAAGGAATTCGAGCCGCTGTTCTGCGAGCACCAGTGGAATGGCCGCACCGTGCTCGACGGCGAAGCCTGGGCCTGGGGCTTCTGGGAAGGCATGCAGCTGCGTGCCGATGCCTGGCAGCCGATCTATGAATCGCCGCTGGCGCCGCTGTTGCGGCCGATCTACCTGCTGGGCGCGGAAGAGATCGAGGAAGAGGAACTGGCGCTGGTCGACGATCCGGGCAAATGCCACAAGCTGACCATCGAGGTCGAGGCGGCGATACCGCATATCCACAAGTTCTGGGCGCCGTTGCGCAAGTCGGCGGTGACCACGGTCAGGCATGAAACCGCCGCACCGGGCCGCAATGACGTCTGTCCCTGCGGTAGCGGCAAGAAGTACAAGAAATGCTGCGGCGCTGCCGCCGGGCCGGACCAGACGGGTAAGGATTGA
- a CDS encoding serine/threonine protein kinase translates to MTHSATSYATLSPDLVLDALDTLGLYSDGRLLALNSYENRVYQIGMEDGPPVVAKFYRPHRWSDAQILEEHAFVDELAAREIPVVPASRINGATLHHHGGFAFAVFPRHGGRAPELDDRDTLEWMGRFLGRIHAVGALEPYGTRPALDLDTFGIEPRDFLLAHDFIPPELLSAWRSVIDQALDGVRGCYQRAGEVRLLRLHGDCHVGNVLWTPDGPHFVDFDDSRNGPAVQDLWMLLSGDRADMVRQLSDLLAGYEDFCEFDPRELHLIEALRTLRLIHYSGWLARRWDDPAFPAAFPWFNTQRYWQDRILELREQVALMTEPPLWPA, encoded by the coding sequence ATGACCCATTCCGCCACCTCCTACGCCACGCTGTCGCCCGACCTCGTGCTCGACGCGCTCGATACCCTGGGCCTTTACAGCGACGGCCGCCTGCTGGCCCTGAACAGCTATGAAAACCGGGTCTACCAGATCGGCATGGAGGACGGTCCGCCGGTGGTGGCCAAGTTCTACCGGCCGCACCGCTGGAGCGATGCGCAAATCCTGGAAGAGCATGCCTTCGTCGACGAACTGGCGGCGCGGGAGATTCCAGTGGTGCCGGCATCGCGCATCAACGGCGCCACGCTGCATCACCACGGCGGCTTTGCCTTCGCCGTGTTTCCGCGCCATGGCGGCCGCGCGCCGGAGCTCGATGACCGCGACACGCTGGAATGGATGGGCCGCTTCCTTGGCCGCATCCACGCGGTTGGCGCGCTTGAACCTTACGGAACGCGGCCGGCGCTGGACCTCGACACCTTCGGCATCGAGCCGCGCGACTTCCTGCTGGCCCACGATTTCATCCCGCCCGAGCTGCTGTCGGCCTGGCGCAGCGTGATCGACCAGGCGCTTGACGGCGTGCGCGGCTGCTATCAAAGGGCCGGCGAGGTGCGCCTGCTTCGGCTGCATGGCGACTGCCATGTCGGCAATGTGCTGTGGACGCCGGACGGCCCCCATTTCGTCGACTTCGACGACAGCCGCAACGGTCCGGCGGTGCAGGACCTGTGGATGCTGCTCTCCGGCGATCGGGCCGACATGGTGCGCCAGTTGTCTGACCTGCTGGCCGGCTATGAAGACTTCTGCGAATTCGACCCGCGCGAACTGCACCTGATCGAGGCGCTGCGCACGCTGCGGCTGATTCATTATTCAGGCTGGCTGGCAAGGCGCTGGGACGACCCGGCCTTTCCGGCGGCCTTCCCCTGGTTTAATACCCAGCGCTACTGGCAGGACCGCATCCTCGAATTGCGGGAGCAGGTGGCGCTGATGACCGAGCCGCCCCTGTGGCCGGCATGA
- a CDS encoding Pls/PosA family non-ribosomal peptide synthetase: MLMGPHRPDFIRDEILADLLEATARRMPHKTALVDGMQSLTYAELDHAASLAASRLIEAGIGPGQIVGLWLPRGANLLVMQAAIAKTGAAWLPFDADTPLARIQACLEDAQSPGLVGCRDAAGQLAALPFPTWLAEDLLLPATVPLRQRGQVLPTDPAYVIYTSGSTGKPKGIEISQGGICHFLRSENSVLGVRESDRVYQGFSVAFDMSFEEIWISYLVGATLWIAPRAVATDPEALPQALAANGVSVLHAVPTLLALFKQDVPGLRIINLGGEMCPQALVARWAREGRQVFNSYGPTEATVSASMTVLHSGEPVTIGSPLPNYGLLVLDAGSGDALRLAPRGEAGELCITGPGVARGYLGRAELTAEKFIANPWAASAAHARMYRTGDLARIDENGQVQCLGRTDDQIKIRGFRVELGEIEAVLMRQPGIGTAAVVLRSEEGIEKLIAFYVAESGRATGRTALRAALAASLPPYMVPGHFEALAQMPRLISGKIDRNALRALPLAIAVAAGGDLPGTPAEAALFDALRVLFPGQTIRRDADFFSDLGGHSLFAARLASALRAMPGYAHVTVRDVYQHRTVSGIAAAIAASQPQAAAAPATQPPAVRIAAWRRWRCGAAQAIAAPALMTLRMAQWLAPFFTYHFYTGDPGDSIALAVTASAGVFLLMTLLAFAISAAGVRLVAGNLKPGSYPLWGLTYFRWWLGDRLAEAAPTYLLAGSSLYVRWLRSLGARVGHDALVGSITLRVPSLLAIGDGASIGHAVNLENAHVQGGRLHLGRIDIGAGAFVGSYAVLEGDTALGADAHLDGQSALTAGMRIPAGRCWTGSPARDAGAFDRAAQPPRPAVSRRRLAMETAFFGVGALLVALLFFLPVFPAFMLIDWLGEPGRFGWLQSENVPTQLARYFLLALPASALLIVCTVLLSVGIRWTVLPRLKPGSWPVHSIVYCRKWLVNQIQEASLHVLHGVYATVYSGLWYRLLGAKVGRDAEISSALGVVPDMLTLGDETFIADAVMLGDEHIDGGWMTMQPTVISRRSFVGNGAYVPDGTVLPENTLIGVHSRAPSNSQMQPGDTWLGTPPINLPAREGTTGFPETLTFRPSRLRRLCRGSVEAFRIAAPHAIMTAVGYVVVLDLMPAAEAGRWGDVTRGLALAGLSYGIGTLLFVAALKWLFMGRYRARTVPMWTPFVWLSEAVTSMYEGITVPNFLRYLRGTPWLPLALRLLGTRIGAGVYMDTTDITEFDCVTIGANSEINALACPQTHLFEDRVMKIDHVLIGEGVCMGPRSAVLYGARIGDGARLNALTLVMKGEVIPAGSAWRGCPAAPAHA, translated from the coding sequence ATGCTGATGGGCCCTCACCGGCCCGACTTCATCCGCGACGAAATCCTTGCCGACCTGCTGGAAGCTACCGCCCGGCGCATGCCGCACAAGACGGCGCTGGTCGACGGCATGCAGTCGCTGACCTATGCCGAACTCGATCATGCCGCCAGCCTTGCCGCATCCCGGCTGATCGAGGCCGGGATCGGCCCGGGCCAGATCGTTGGCCTGTGGCTGCCGCGCGGTGCAAACCTGCTGGTGATGCAGGCGGCCATTGCCAAGACGGGCGCGGCCTGGCTGCCGTTCGATGCCGACACGCCCCTGGCCCGCATCCAGGCCTGCCTCGAAGACGCGCAATCGCCGGGTCTGGTAGGTTGCAGGGACGCGGCCGGCCAGCTGGCGGCGCTGCCCTTCCCGACATGGCTGGCCGAGGACCTGCTGCTGCCGGCAACGGTACCCCTGCGCCAGCGCGGCCAGGTGCTTCCTACCGATCCGGCCTATGTGATCTACACGTCAGGCTCCACTGGCAAACCCAAGGGCATCGAAATCAGCCAGGGCGGGATCTGCCATTTCCTGCGCAGTGAAAACAGCGTGCTCGGCGTGCGCGAGAGCGACCGGGTATACCAGGGCTTTTCCGTGGCCTTCGACATGTCGTTCGAGGAAATCTGGATCAGCTACCTGGTCGGCGCCACGCTCTGGATTGCGCCGCGCGCGGTGGCCACCGATCCCGAAGCGCTGCCACAGGCGCTGGCCGCCAACGGCGTCAGCGTGCTGCATGCGGTGCCTACCCTGCTGGCCCTGTTCAAGCAGGACGTGCCAGGCCTGCGCATCATCAACCTGGGCGGCGAGATGTGCCCGCAGGCCCTGGTGGCGCGCTGGGCGCGGGAGGGCCGGCAGGTATTCAACAGCTATGGCCCCACCGAAGCGACAGTTTCGGCCAGCATGACCGTGCTGCACTCGGGCGAACCGGTCACCATCGGTTCGCCGCTGCCGAACTACGGCCTCCTGGTGCTGGACGCAGGCAGCGGCGACGCGCTGCGTCTGGCGCCGCGTGGCGAGGCTGGCGAGCTCTGCATCACCGGCCCCGGCGTAGCCCGTGGCTACCTCGGCCGCGCCGAACTCACCGCCGAAAAATTCATTGCCAATCCATGGGCAGCCAGCGCCGCCCATGCCCGCATGTACCGCACCGGCGACCTGGCGCGCATCGATGAGAATGGCCAGGTGCAATGCCTGGGCCGCACCGATGACCAGATCAAGATCCGCGGCTTCCGGGTCGAGCTGGGCGAGATCGAGGCCGTGCTGATGCGCCAGCCGGGCATCGGGACCGCGGCCGTGGTGCTGCGCAGCGAGGAAGGCATCGAGAAACTGATTGCCTTTTATGTTGCCGAAAGCGGCCGGGCAACCGGGCGCACCGCGCTGCGCGCCGCCCTCGCCGCCAGCCTGCCGCCCTACATGGTGCCAGGCCATTTCGAGGCGCTGGCGCAGATGCCGCGCCTGATATCGGGCAAGATCGACCGCAATGCGCTGCGCGCCCTGCCGCTTGCCATCGCCGTAGCCGCCGGCGGCGACCTGCCCGGCACGCCGGCGGAAGCGGCGCTGTTCGATGCGCTGCGCGTGCTGTTTCCCGGCCAGACGATCCGGCGCGATGCCGATTTCTTTTCCGACCTGGGCGGTCACTCCCTGTTCGCGGCGCGCCTGGCGTCGGCGCTGCGCGCCATGCCGGGCTACGCCCATGTCACCGTGCGCGACGTCTACCAGCATCGCACCGTGTCGGGCATCGCCGCGGCCATCGCCGCGAGCCAGCCGCAAGCCGCCGCCGCGCCGGCCACGCAGCCGCCGGCGGTGCGCATCGCCGCCTGGCGCCGCTGGCGCTGCGGCGCGGCCCAGGCCATTGCCGCCCCCGCGCTGATGACCCTGCGCATGGCGCAGTGGCTGGCGCCCTTCTTCACCTATCACTTCTACACCGGCGATCCGGGCGACTCGATTGCGCTGGCAGTGACGGCCTCAGCCGGCGTCTTCCTGCTAATGACCCTGCTGGCCTTCGCCATCTCGGCGGCCGGCGTGCGCCTGGTGGCCGGCAATCTCAAGCCCGGCAGTTACCCGCTCTGGGGCCTGACCTACTTCCGCTGGTGGCTGGGCGACCGTCTGGCCGAAGCGGCGCCGACCTATCTGCTGGCCGGCTCCTCGCTGTATGTCCGCTGGCTGCGCTCGCTCGGCGCCCGGGTCGGCCATGACGCGCTGGTCGGCTCGATCACGCTGCGGGTGCCGTCGCTGCTGGCCATCGGCGACGGCGCCAGCATAGGCCATGCGGTCAACCTGGAAAACGCCCATGTGCAAGGTGGCCGGCTGCACCTCGGCCGTATCGACATCGGCGCGGGCGCCTTTGTCGGTTCCTATGCGGTGCTGGAAGGCGATACCGCGCTTGGCGCCGACGCCCATCTCGACGGCCAATCCGCGCTGACCGCCGGCATGCGGATACCCGCCGGCCGCTGCTGGACCGGCTCGCCGGCGCGCGACGCCGGCGCCTTCGACCGCGCAGCGCAGCCGCCACGGCCGGCCGTGTCGCGCCGCCGCCTTGCGATGGAAACCGCATTCTTCGGCGTCGGTGCGCTGCTGGTGGCGCTGCTGTTCTTCCTGCCGGTGTTCCCGGCATTCATGCTGATCGACTGGCTGGGCGAGCCGGGCCGCTTCGGCTGGCTGCAGTCGGAAAACGTGCCGACCCAGCTGGCGCGCTACTTCCTGCTGGCGCTGCCGGCGTCGGCGCTGCTGATCGTCTGCACCGTGCTGCTGTCGGTCGGCATCCGCTGGACCGTGCTGCCACGATTGAAACCCGGTTCCTGGCCGGTGCACAGCATCGTCTATTGCCGCAAGTGGCTGGTGAACCAGATCCAGGAAGCCAGCCTGCATGTGCTGCACGGCGTCTATGCCACCGTCTACTCGGGGCTGTGGTACCGCCTGCTCGGCGCCAAGGTGGGCCGGGATGCGGAGATCTCTTCCGCGCTGGGCGTGGTGCCCGACATGCTGACGCTGGGCGATGAAACCTTCATTGCGGACGCGGTGATGCTGGGCGACGAGCATATCGATGGCGGCTGGATGACCATGCAGCCCACCGTGATCTCGCGCCGCAGCTTCGTCGGCAACGGCGCCTATGTGCCGGACGGCACGGTGCTGCCGGAAAACACCCTGATCGGCGTGCATAGCCGCGCGCCGTCGAACAGCCAGATGCAGCCGGGCGATACCTGGCTGGGCACGCCGCCGATCAATCTGCCGGCACGCGAAGGCACCACCGGTTTTCCGGAGACGCTGACCTTCCGGCCGTCCCGCCTGCGCCGCCTGTGCCGTGGCAGCGTCGAGGCATTCCGCATCGCCGCGCCGCACGCGATCATGACCGCAGTGGGCTACGTGGTGGTGCTCGACCTGATGCCGGCGGCAGAAGCCGGCCGCTGGGGCGACGTGACACGCGGCCTGGCGCTGGCCGGCCTGTCCTATGGCATCGGCACGCTGCTCTTCGTGGCCGCGCTGAAATGGCTATTCATGGGCCGCTATCGTGCCCGCACCGTGCCGATGTGGACGCCCTTCGTCTGGCTGTCCGAAGCGGTGACCAGCATGTATGAAGGCATTACCGTGCCCAACTTCCTGCGCTACCTGCGCGGCACGCCGTGGCTGCCGCTGGCCCTGCGGCTGCTGGGCACCCGGATCGGCGCCGGCGTCTACATGGACACCACCGACATCACCGAATTCGACTGCGTGACGATTGGTGCAAACAGCGAAATCAATGCGCTGGCCTGTCCGCAGACCCATCTCTTCGAAGACCGGGTGATGAAGATCGACCACGTGCTGATAGGCGAAGGCGTCTGCATGGGTCCGCGCAGCGCGGTGCTGTATGGCGCCCGCATCGGCGATGGCGCGCGACTGAACGCGCTGACCCTGGTGATGAAGGGTGAGGTAATCCCCGCCGGCAGCGCATGGCGCGGCTGCCCGGCGGCGCCGGCCCACGCATGA
- the pcaF gene encoding 3-oxoadipyl-CoA thiolase — MIIPAFICDAIRTPFGRHGGILSTLRADDLAAIPLAALMVRNPGVDWEQLNDVLLGCANQAGEDNRNVARMAALLAGLPVGVPGATINRLCGSGMDAVGTAARAIRAGEAAMMIAGGVESMSRAPFVMPKAESPFSRHAEIHDTTLGWRFVNRLLQAEYGTESMPQTAENVAREFNIEREAQDRFALASQQKVVRGRREGFFGEEITPVTLAQKKGDPLIVTEDEHPRATSLEALAALPPLLGPEGTVTAGNASGVNDGACALLLACEKAAYKYTLMPRARVLGMATAGVPPRVMGMGPAPAARRVLVQVGLTMDQMDVIELNEAFAAQALAVLRDWGLQDDDPRVNQNGGAIALGHPLGASGARLVMTAVRQLHRTKGRFALCTMCIGVGQGIAIVLERV, encoded by the coding sequence ATGATTATCCCTGCCTTCATCTGCGATGCGATCCGCACGCCCTTCGGCCGCCATGGCGGCATCCTTTCCACCTTGCGCGCCGACGACCTGGCCGCCATTCCGCTGGCGGCGCTGATGGTGCGCAACCCCGGCGTCGACTGGGAACAGTTGAATGATGTGCTGCTGGGCTGCGCCAACCAGGCAGGCGAGGATAACCGCAACGTCGCCCGCATGGCCGCGCTGCTGGCAGGCCTGCCGGTCGGCGTGCCCGGCGCCACCATCAACCGGCTGTGCGGCTCGGGCATGGACGCGGTGGGCACGGCGGCACGCGCGATCCGTGCGGGCGAAGCGGCCATGATGATCGCCGGCGGCGTCGAGTCGATGAGCCGCGCGCCGTTCGTGATGCCCAAGGCCGAGTCGCCGTTTTCACGGCATGCCGAGATCCATGACACCACCCTCGGCTGGCGTTTCGTCAACCGCCTGCTGCAGGCGGAGTACGGCACCGAGTCGATGCCCCAGACCGCGGAAAACGTCGCACGCGAATTCAACATCGAGCGCGAGGCGCAGGACCGCTTTGCGCTGGCTTCCCAGCAGAAAGTGGTGCGCGGACGGCGCGAAGGGTTCTTCGGTGAGGAAATCACGCCGGTCACGCTGGCGCAGAAGAAGGGCGACCCGCTGATCGTGACGGAAGACGAGCATCCGCGCGCGACCTCGCTCGAGGCGCTGGCGGCGCTGCCGCCCTTGCTGGGGCCGGAAGGCACGGTTACCGCCGGCAATGCGTCGGGCGTCAACGATGGCGCCTGCGCGCTGCTGCTGGCCTGCGAGAAGGCTGCCTACAAATACACACTGATGCCGCGCGCCCGCGTGCTCGGCATGGCCACCGCCGGCGTGCCGCCGCGGGTCATGGGCATGGGGCCGGCGCCGGCGGCGCGCCGGGTGCTGGTGCAGGTCGGCCTGACCATGGACCAGATGGATGTGATTGAGCTCAACGAAGCCTTTGCCGCGCAGGCGCTGGCGGTGCTGCGTGACTGGGGGCTGCAGGACGATGATCCGCGCGTGAACCAGAACGGCGGCGCCATCGCGCTGGGCCATCCCCTGGGCGCGTCGGGCGCGCGGCTGGTGATGACGGCGGTGCGGCAGCTGCATCGCACCAAGGGCCGGTTTGCCCTGTGCACGATGTGCATCGGCGTGGGGCAGGGCATTGCGATCGTGCTGGAGCGGGTGTAG
- a CDS encoding DUF4331 domain-containing protein, with amino-acid sequence MRLALPLLKTTLLATAVAGAFALPAAASSHREGPYITGAPKVDGTDFYMFRSYESGRQDYVTLLANYIPFQDPQGGPNFNQFDPNALYEIHIDNNGDAKEDITFQFRFKSTSKRTALPVGDKQVLIPLINSGPVDGINPASLNVRETYTVGMVRGDRRSGQRASLTNLSAGGMEFDKPVDNIGEKSFPGGYAAYANQHIYNVAIPGCGNGRVFVGQRKEPFYIAVGKIFDLVNLNPLGPEVGGNRNDLEQKNVSTIALEVPAACLAAAGDPVIGGYTTASVRQGRLANPAPASGLANASKEGGAWTQVSRLGMPLVNEVVIGLDDKDRFNASKPQNDAQFANYVTNPALPKLIESLFPAAKAPTNFPRTDLVTVFLKGIKGVNQPANVTASEMLRLNTSIAATPAASQSPLGVAAGDNAGFPNGRRPADDVTDLSLRVAMGALCVLTGAADALQVGCKPADAPAGGLVLTDGVRKTAADYQATFPYLTTPLSGATNN; translated from the coding sequence ATGCGACTTGCCCTGCCCTTGCTGAAAACCACCTTATTGGCCACTGCCGTGGCCGGCGCGTTTGCACTGCCCGCCGCCGCGTCCAGCCATCGCGAAGGCCCCTACATTACCGGCGCGCCCAAGGTGGACGGCACCGACTTCTACATGTTTCGCAGCTACGAGAGCGGACGGCAGGACTACGTGACGCTGCTGGCCAACTACATTCCGTTCCAGGATCCGCAGGGCGGCCCGAACTTCAACCAGTTCGATCCCAACGCGCTGTACGAAATCCACATCGACAACAATGGCGACGCCAAGGAAGACATCACCTTCCAGTTCCGCTTCAAGAGCACTTCCAAGCGCACCGCGCTGCCGGTCGGCGACAAGCAGGTACTGATACCGCTGATCAATTCCGGCCCGGTCGATGGCATCAACCCGGCCAGCCTGAACGTGCGCGAAACCTATACGGTGGGCATGGTGCGCGGCGACCGTCGCAGCGGACAGCGCGCCAGCCTGACCAACCTGTCGGCCGGCGGCATGGAATTCGACAAGCCGGTCGACAACATCGGCGAGAAGTCCTTCCCCGGCGGCTATGCGGCCTATGCCAACCAGCACATCTACAACGTCGCCATTCCCGGCTGCGGCAATGGCCGGGTGTTCGTCGGCCAGCGCAAGGAGCCGTTCTATATCGCGGTCGGCAAGATCTTCGACCTGGTCAACCTGAACCCGCTCGGACCGGAAGTCGGCGGCAACAGGAATGACCTCGAACAGAAGAATGTCAGCACCATCGCGCTGGAAGTGCCGGCAGCCTGCCTGGCCGCCGCAGGCGACCCGGTGATCGGTGGCTACACCACCGCCAGCGTGCGCCAGGGCCGTCTCGCCAATCCGGCGCCTGCCTCCGGCCTGGCCAATGCCAGCAAGGAAGGCGGCGCGTGGACCCAGGTGTCGCGGCTGGGCATGCCTCTGGTGAATGAAGTCGTGATCGGCCTGGACGACAAGGACCGCTTCAATGCATCCAAGCCGCAGAACGATGCCCAGTTCGCCAACTATGTCACCAACCCGGCGCTGCCCAAGCTGATCGAATCCCTGTTCCCCGCGGCCAAGGCGCCCACCAACTTCCCGCGCACTGACCTGGTGACCGTATTCCTCAAGGGCATCAAGGGCGTGAACCAGCCGGCCAACGTGACCGCCTCGGAAATGCTGCGCCTGAACACCTCGATCGCGGCCACGCCGGCGGCCTCGCAAAGTCCGCTGGGCGTGGCGGCCGGCGACAATGCCGGCTTCCCCAACGGCCGCCGTCCGGCCGACGACGTGACCGACCTGTCGTTGCGGGTGGCGATGGGCGCGCTGTGCGTGCTGACCGGTGCGGCAGATGCGCTGCAGGTCGGCTGCAAGCCGGCGGATGCGCCCGCTGGCGGCCTCGTACTGACCGATGGTGTGCGCAAGACCGCCGCCGACTACCAGGCTACCTTCCCCTACCTGACCACGCCGCTGTCGGGCGCCACCAACAATTAA
- a CDS encoding 4'-phosphopantetheinyl transferase superfamily protein — protein sequence MARLPGGAGPRMRGDGASGARLAPHWRAGSGPGSGMPTPAPDGSLSIIAVPTPRTNLRGQARELVRDALRASLAKLLGCAPEAVPLESEPGQAPALMLPTASIHLSISHEAGLSLAAMRVGGRIGVDLMALGDAALPDQETLARDYLGPRMAAALNGTPAPQRQAAFARAWSSHEACLKCLGMPLQEWSPELATRMRRCRLVEIALPPNYIGMAALLD from the coding sequence ATGGCGCGGCTGCCCGGCGGCGCCGGCCCACGCATGAGAGGCGACGGCGCATCCGGCGCCAGGCTGGCGCCGCACTGGAGGGCTGGCTCCGGACCAGGCTCCGGCATGCCGACGCCTGCGCCGGACGGCAGCCTTTCTATCATTGCCGTGCCGACGCCGCGGACGAACCTGCGCGGCCAGGCGCGTGAACTGGTGCGCGACGCCTTGCGCGCATCGCTCGCAAAGCTTCTGGGCTGCGCGCCTGAAGCAGTGCCGCTGGAGAGCGAGCCGGGCCAAGCGCCAGCGCTGATGCTGCCGACTGCATCGATTCATCTGTCCATCAGCCATGAAGCAGGGCTGTCGCTGGCGGCCATGCGCGTGGGCGGACGGATCGGCGTCGACCTGATGGCATTGGGGGACGCCGCCCTGCCAGACCAGGAAACGCTGGCGCGGGACTATCTGGGGCCTCGCATGGCCGCCGCCTTGAACGGGACGCCGGCACCGCAACGGCAAGCTGCATTTGCGCGCGCGTGGAGCAGCCATGAAGCCTGCCTGAAATGCCTGGGCATGCCGCTGCAGGAATGGTCGCCCGAGCTTGCAACGCGCATGCGCAGGTGTCGCCTGGTTGAAATTGCATTGCCGCCAAATTACATCGGGATGGCAGCGTTGCTCGATTAG